Below is a genomic region from Calditrichota bacterium.
GTGACCCCCTCTACGACCTGTTGGTGATGGACGCACTGGTGTGGGATGGCGTCCATGAGCTGGCCTTCCGCGCCGACCTTGCCATCAACTTCGACGCCGCCGGGAAAGGAGGAAGCGACACCTTGGGCGTGATCGTCGATCTCGGTGACCTCGACGGTCTTGCTGCCAAGGACACCTTGGATGCATGCGGAAGGCTGGTAGTACCTGGTTTCTTTGCTCTGGTAAGCGGCGCGGAAGAGGTCTCCCTGGCGGATTCCCTGCGAGCGCTTCTTGCTGCAGGCTGCACCTCGGCCATCTGCGTCGCTCCCCTCCAGAGCGCCAGCCAGCTCTTGGAGCGACTTGCCTCCCGCGGGAAGGGGGTCACCAACGTGGGCGTGGCGGTCTCCTCCGCGGCGTGGGCGCCGGACGACACCTGCGCGGCATTGCGACTTGCTGCCTGTTTTGCGAATGGGGTGCTGGGCATGGTGGTGGAAGGGGACACAGCAACAAAACCCAGCGGCCTTGGTCAAGAGGTGGTGAGCTGGTTCGGTCGCCCGGTCATTGGCGCGGAGAAACTTTCGGGCGCCGGGGGAACGCCCGCCGGAACCTGGGAGCGCTTGAAAAGGCGGACCTCCAGCGTGGCAGAGGCCTTTCACCTTGTCGATAGGGGTTCCATCGCGGTTGGGAAGGTTGCCGACCTGACCTTCCTGGAAGTGCCCACAGCAGGCGTGCCCGAGGGACTTGCCAGCGCGAAAGTGACGCACGTGATGATCGGCGGCAGAGTGGTCTGGGAGAGCGGTCGGCTGGTGCGCGCTGATGGAGGGCGACTTCTGGCACGACCCGCCCCAGGCAGACGCTGACCATCCGCAGCGCGGGTCCGATGCCGTATAGGGTGATGTCCCGAGTCCGAGGGGAAGGAGCGGCGAAGCAACAAACCAATTGACTTTTAGGCCGCCGTTTTGTAAATTGACATCCGTTTCTGCGAGGAGGCTCAGAGGTGATCGACGGCGTGAAGCTCAAAAGGCTGCGTGTGATTCCAGACGAACGCGGCCGCCTCATGGAGATGTTGAGGGCTGACGACGAGATGTTCTCCAAGTTCGGCCAGGTCTACATGACCACTACCTATCCCGGCATCATCAAGGGGTGGCACTACCACAAGCTCCAGGAGGACAATATCGTCGTCGTCAAAGGAATGCTCAAAGTGGTGCTTTACGACGATCGCCCAGATTCTCCCACTCGGGGCGAAGTGAATGAGTTCTTCATTGGCGAGCACAATCCGGTCCTGGTTCACGTCCCTGTCGGGGTTCTGCACGGCTGGAAGTGCATTGGCCAAGAGGAGGCGATTGTGGTGAACACGGTGACCGAGCCCTACAACTATGCCCAACCGGATGAGTACCGCCTGCCGTACGATTCGCCTCAGGTGCCGTACAATTGGGACGTCAAGATGGGCTAACCGACGAGGGGAATCTCGCCCATGACCACTTATTTGGTGACTGGTGGAGCTGGCTTTATCGGTAGCAACTATGTGCACTTTCTGTTGCGCACCTATGACGACGTGCGCGTCATCAACTTAGACAAACTTACCTACGCGGGTAATCTCAACAACCTACGCGATGTGCAAGATGACCCGCGCTACCGGTTCGTGAGGGGGGACATTTGCGACCGGGCCTTGGTGAGCCAGCTTATGAAAGGGGTCGACGTGGTGGTTAACTTTGCCGCCGAGAGCCACGTGGACCGCTCAATCGGTGCGCCGGACGACTTTATCAAGACCGACGTCTTTGGCGCCTTTGTACTGCTGGAGTGTGCCCGCGAGCATCGCGTGCAAAAGTTCATCCAGATCAGCACGGATGAAGTCTATGGGAGCATCGAGCAGGGGTCCTTCACGGAGGAATCGCCGCTCAAGCCGTCCAGTCCCTACTCCGCCTCCAAGGCAGGTGCGGACCGCTTGGCCCACTCTTACTTCGTCACTTATGGGCTGCCGGTGATCATCACCCGCTGTTCCAATAACTTTGGGCCCTATCAGTATCCGGAGAAACTCATCCCGCTCTTTGTCACCAACGCGCTGGACGATAAGGCGCTGCCGATCTATGGTGACGGCAAGAACGTACGGGACTGGATCTACGTTGAGGACCATTGCGAAGCGATCGACCTCCTGGTGCACCGCGGCGTTGACGGGGAGACTTACAACATCGGCGCGGGGAACGAGAAGAACAATTTGGAAATCACGGCCATCATCTTGGAGGAGCTGGCCAAGCCCAAGGAGCTGATGACCTTTGTCAAAGACCGGCCCGGCCACGATCGGCGTTATTCGGTGAGTACGGAGAAGATCCGGGCGTTGGGTTGGCAGCCGCGCCACCAGTTCCGAGAGGCGATGGCTTCCACTATCAGGTGGTATCGCGACAACCGTTGGTGGTGGGAACCCCTCAAGAGCGGGGAATATCTCGCATACTACCGGGCGCACTACCAGCGGGATCTATGAAGCTCGCTGCTCGTGCGCGTTTTGTGGAGTGGAATGGTCATCCAGTTCGGTAGACCGCTCGACCATTCCATTCTTTTTGATCGAGACAAAAAGCGGAGTGCAGACACAACAACTAAGGACTGGAGAGGAGCAGATGCAGGACAAAATCGCAGACCGGACAGCAAAGATCGGCATCGTTGGTTTGGGGTATGTGGGACTCCCCTTAGCAGTGGAATTCGCCAAGAAGGGGTTCCCGGTGGTGGGCATTGACAAATCAGCGGCCAAAGTGGAAAAGATCAACCGCGGCGAGAACTACATCGACGACGTGGACGACAATGAGCTGGCAGCCTGCGTGAAGGAGGGCAAGCTGTCGGCGACCACCAGCTACGCGTGCGTGCCGGACTTGGACGTGATCTACATCTGCGTGCCGACGCCATTTACCGACAACAAGGAACCTGATGTGTCCTACATCGTAGATTCGGCCACGGAAATCGCCAAGGGGCTGCGGAAGGGGCAACTCGTCATCCTCAAGAGCACGACCTTTCCAGAGACGACCGAAAAGGTCGTGCAGCCGATTCTTGAGAAGACCGGGCTGAAAGTGGGAAAGGATTTCCATCTGGCCTTTTCGCCGGAACGGATCGACCCCGGCAACAAGAAGTTCACCACTGCCAATACACCCACGGTGGTCGGCGGCGTGACCAAACGGTGTACAGAGCTCGCTTGCGCCATAACCGGACAAGTTGTTTCCCAGGTGGTTCCGGTTTCCAGCCCACGTGTGGCGGAGATGGAGAAGCTGCTGGAGAACATCTTCCGCAGTGTGAACATCGCCTTGGTGAACGAGCTCGCCCGACTGTGCGACCGCATGGGCGGCATCGACGTGTGGGAGGTCATCGAGGCGGCATCAACCAAGCCGTTCGGTTTCATGCCCTTCTACCCGGGGCCGGGCATCGGCGGCCATTGCATCCTTGTCGACCCATACTATTTGGCTTGGAAGGCCAGGGAGTACGATTTTCACACCAACTTCATCGAGCTGGCTGCCGAGACCAACGAAGATATGCCGTTTTACGTCATGGGCATGGTCCGGCGGGTGCTTTGCGACCGCGGCATTGCTTTTGGTAAGGCAAAGATCCTCATTCTTGGCGTGGCCTTCAAACGCGACATTGACGACGTGCGTAACTCCCCAGCGCTCAAGGTGATGGAACTCCTGGTTAACCGCGGTGCCAAGCACGTCGCGTACAACGACCCCTACGTGCCCAAGGTGATCGTCGACGGCAAAGAGTTTCGCTCCGTAAAGCTGACCAGGCAGGCCATTGCCGGCGCGGACTTGGTGCTGATTACCACCGACCATTCGTGCTATGACTATGAGCTCATTGTCCGCCACGCCAAGAACATCGTCGACACCCGCAACGCGACGCGCAACGTGAAGGGCCGGGAGAAGAAGGTCACGCTTCTGGGAGGCGGAAGGCGGTTGTAGACGCGCCGCTTGGCAGGATCTGGGAGAAGTCTTGCTGCACGCCTGATGATAGTTGCTTGAGCAGTCAGGGAGGGATGGCAAGCGGATTTTGAGAAGCGGGAAGGTGGAGGAACATAGCCCAGCGAAATTGGCCAAGGAAGGCACTCTGCAGGAATTGATCGTGCGGTTACTGAAGCATTCCGGGGCCTATGCCTTGGCCACAGTGCTCAACCGCGCGGTGAATGTTGTGCTGCTTCCCCTCTATGCGCGCATGCTGGTGAAGGCCGAGTTCGGCGTGCTGGAAATTCTTACTGTTACCTCCACCGTGGTGATGTTGGTGCTGCAGCTGGGGATGGACTCGGCGCTCTTTCGCAGCGCCCTCTACCGGCACGGGGTGGACAAACGAGTCCTTACAAGCACCGCTCATTACTTTCTCGTCTTGACTGCACTGGTCGCGGTGGCGGTGCTCGTGGCGCTTGCCGGACCGATATCTCGGCTGCTGTTCGGCGACATGGGCTATGTCTGGCTCCTCCGTTTGGTTTTTGTGGGTGACTTTTTCCTGGTGTGCAACACCATCCCCATGGCGAGGCTGCGCATCGACGAAAAGTCGCTCAAGTTCGCCCTAATCGCAAGCGCCAATTTCGTGCTCAGTATTTCACTGAACGTCCTGTTCGTCGGGGTCCTCAGGCGGCGGGTGGAGGGCGCAGTGCTGGCTAACACGCTGGCGGCCCTGCTTTTTGCCTCCATCTACCTGGTGGTGATTTGGCCTGAGTTGGGCCCGGCGATCTCCGTAAGAGAGTTGAAGGAGATGCTGGCCTACGGGCTTCCGCTGGTCCCTGCCGCCGCATGCAACATGGTGCTGATGATGTCGGACCGGTAC
It encodes:
- the rfbB gene encoding dTDP-glucose 4,6-dehydratase — encoded protein: MTTYLVTGGAGFIGSNYVHFLLRTYDDVRVINLDKLTYAGNLNNLRDVQDDPRYRFVRGDICDRALVSQLMKGVDVVVNFAAESHVDRSIGAPDDFIKTDVFGAFVLLECAREHRVQKFIQISTDEVYGSIEQGSFTEESPLKPSSPYSASKAGADRLAHSYFVTYGLPVIITRCSNNFGPYQYPEKLIPLFVTNALDDKALPIYGDGKNVRDWIYVEDHCEAIDLLVHRGVDGETYNIGAGNEKNNLEITAIILEELAKPKELMTFVKDRPGHDRRYSVSTEKIRALGWQPRHQFREAMASTIRWYRDNRWWWEPLKSGEYLAYYRAHYQRDL
- a CDS encoding nucleotide sugar dehydrogenase codes for the protein MQDKIADRTAKIGIVGLGYVGLPLAVEFAKKGFPVVGIDKSAAKVEKINRGENYIDDVDDNELAACVKEGKLSATTSYACVPDLDVIYICVPTPFTDNKEPDVSYIVDSATEIAKGLRKGQLVILKSTTFPETTEKVVQPILEKTGLKVGKDFHLAFSPERIDPGNKKFTTANTPTVVGGVTKRCTELACAITGQVVSQVVPVSSPRVAEMEKLLENIFRSVNIALVNELARLCDRMGGIDVWEVIEAASTKPFGFMPFYPGPGIGGHCILVDPYYLAWKAREYDFHTNFIELAAETNEDMPFYVMGMVRRVLCDRGIAFGKAKILILGVAFKRDIDDVRNSPALKVMELLVNRGAKHVAYNDPYVPKVIVDGKEFRSVKLTRQAIAGADLVLITTDHSCYDYELIVRHAKNIVDTRNATRNVKGREKKVTLLGGGRRL
- a CDS encoding dTDP-4-dehydrorhamnose 3,5-epimerase family protein gives rise to the protein MIDGVKLKRLRVIPDERGRLMEMLRADDEMFSKFGQVYMTTTYPGIIKGWHYHKLQEDNIVVVKGMLKVVLYDDRPDSPTRGEVNEFFIGEHNPVLVHVPVGVLHGWKCIGQEEAIVVNTVTEPYNYAQPDEYRLPYDSPQVPYNWDVKMG